The following proteins are co-located in the Microbulbifer sp. VAAF005 genome:
- the ltrA gene encoding group II intron reverse transcriptase/maturase has product MSYSATNRVINPDGEELTISAKPFNIPKRAVWEAWKQIKANGGGAGIDEITIEQYESNLAKNLYKLWNRMSSGSYFPSAVKRVDIPKLDGSLRPLGIPTIEDRIAQMVAKQLLEPELEKVFHPDSYGYRPGKSAIDAVRRARQRCWDRIWVVDLDIKGFFDNINHELLLKALDKHNNHQWVRLYVQRWLTAPVQHRDGQLEERTQGTPQGGVISPLLANLFLHYALDAWMVRTHRDIPFERYADDAVYHCRNPREADRLLAALKARLTTCGLEAHPEKTRKVYCKNSNRKDSHPVIHFDFLGFRFGPRKARNRQGQIFTAFSPSMSPKAFKRIKDKVRQWRVINWVDRSLSEMAKVLNPAIQGWLNYYGHFGRRYGVYRLQKYLDQTLMRWARKKFKHLKRSCFKSWAFIGKVRQQMRGLFAHWRMGRLKMC; this is encoded by the coding sequence TTGTCGTATTCGGCGACTAACCGTGTAATCAACCCAGATGGGGAGGAATTAACGATTAGCGCAAAGCCATTCAATATTCCCAAGCGAGCGGTTTGGGAAGCGTGGAAGCAGATCAAGGCCAATGGCGGCGGAGCGGGGATTGATGAGATAACGATAGAGCAATATGAATCGAATCTCGCCAAAAACCTGTACAAGCTATGGAATCGGATGTCATCTGGCAGCTATTTTCCATCAGCCGTCAAACGAGTGGATATTCCGAAACTCGATGGCAGCCTGCGACCACTGGGTATCCCCACAATCGAAGATCGCATTGCGCAAATGGTGGCTAAGCAACTGCTGGAGCCAGAATTGGAGAAGGTATTTCACCCTGACTCCTACGGCTATCGGCCAGGCAAATCTGCTATAGACGCAGTGCGCCGAGCTCGACAACGATGCTGGGATAGAATCTGGGTAGTTGATTTAGATATCAAGGGTTTCTTTGACAATATTAATCACGAACTCCTGCTGAAGGCATTAGATAAACATAATAATCATCAGTGGGTCAGGCTCTATGTACAGCGCTGGTTAACGGCTCCAGTACAACATCGGGACGGACAGCTTGAAGAGCGAACACAAGGTACTCCACAAGGGGGTGTAATCAGCCCTCTACTGGCAAACTTGTTTTTGCACTACGCGCTGGACGCCTGGATGGTGAGAACGCACAGAGATATTCCTTTTGAGCGTTACGCGGATGATGCTGTTTACCATTGTCGTAATCCTCGAGAGGCGGATCGCTTACTGGCGGCTCTAAAAGCACGCTTGACTACCTGCGGGCTTGAGGCTCATCCAGAGAAAACGCGCAAGGTCTATTGCAAGAACAGTAATCGTAAAGACTCCCACCCAGTGATCCACTTTGACTTTCTGGGCTTTCGATTTGGTCCCAGAAAAGCAAGGAATCGCCAAGGACAGATCTTCACCGCATTTAGTCCTTCAATGAGCCCTAAGGCCTTCAAGAGGATTAAGGATAAGGTCAGGCAATGGCGAGTAATAAACTGGGTGGATCGATCACTATCTGAAATGGCAAAAGTACTTAATCCCGCAATACAGGGTTGGCTGAACTACTATGGTCACTTTGGGCGGAGATATGGTGTTTATCGACTTCAGAAGTATCTTGACCAAACGCTGATGCGTTGGGCCAGGAAGAAGTTTAAGCATCTGAAGCGAAGCTGTTTCAAAAGTTGGGCCTTTATTGGAAAAGTTCGTCAACAAATGCGCGGCTTGTTTGCACACTGGAGAATGGGAAGATTGAAAATGTGCTGA
- a CDS encoding protein kinase translates to MPLDDSSLKAVLSAHYPGIQITGRASKSGQRTVYFCHFRDFVRPGGDEGEVCSWSSWAEVVVKVANGSNRVEVARSQQEISVLREINSPFYPKLHHFELLTFDPRTDEKLPRKLSVTIEEKISGQPLSECIDGFQTESSVIKLMLQLVTGLNVLWSGRRKYVHRDIKPENILVRDDYSIVIIDLGILRETLSKGVTASVAHMGPCTPEYASPEQAANRKLEISYKSDMFSIGVLAYKLLSGINPFSSRGESTWDEILRNILNIHPPPLREVAGVSNELSAIVERLMEKEPYRRYRRPERLLNDLREIS, encoded by the coding sequence ATGCCTCTAGATGATTCTTCTCTTAAAGCCGTTTTATCCGCTCATTATCCAGGAATTCAGATTACTGGGAGGGCTAGTAAGTCGGGGCAGCGGACAGTCTATTTTTGCCATTTTAGGGATTTTGTACGACCTGGGGGAGATGAGGGGGAGGTTTGCTCTTGGTCCAGCTGGGCAGAGGTTGTAGTTAAAGTTGCGAATGGATCTAACCGGGTAGAGGTGGCAAGATCACAACAAGAAATTTCCGTTCTCAGGGAAATCAATTCACCCTTTTATCCAAAATTACATCACTTTGAGCTTCTTACTTTTGATCCAAGAACAGATGAGAAGTTACCTCGAAAGCTATCTGTGACCATTGAAGAAAAAATCTCAGGGCAGCCACTATCTGAGTGTATAGATGGGTTTCAAACTGAATCTTCTGTAATTAAATTAATGTTGCAGCTCGTAACTGGATTAAATGTTCTATGGTCGGGTAGGCGTAAATATGTCCATCGAGATATTAAGCCTGAGAATATACTAGTTCGCGACGATTATAGTATCGTTATTATTGATTTGGGTATTTTAAGGGAGACTCTGTCCAAAGGAGTTACAGCAAGTGTGGCTCATATGGGCCCATGTACCCCCGAGTATGCAAGCCCCGAACAAGCAGCAAACCGAAAGTTAGAGATCTCGTATAAGAGCGATATGTTTAGTATTGGTGTACTTGCTTACAAGCTTCTATCAGGGATTAACCCATTCTCCTCTAGGGGTGAGTCTACCTGGGATGAGATCCTCCGGAATATATTAAATATCCACCCCCCACCTTTGAGGGAAGTTGCTGGAGTATCAAATGAGTTATCGGCCATTGTTGAAAGGTTAATGGAAAAAGAGCCATATCGGCGGTATAGACGCCCCGAACGGCTTTTGAATGATTTAAGGGAAATTTCATGA
- a CDS encoding YcxB family protein translates to MNRDYVLKYSPALLQSAALSYIKQLIGPVFPVVFIGLSIYSGIQVYNEDYSWRVGLAGGGVFIVGAIMISLFIGHLKHAKTTANELRNGETIFGLSESGISFSSPLGFAEIPWGQISSLHQHKDFFILLVNRGNYTSVPLASIDDEAMEFIRKSVLKHGGKVA, encoded by the coding sequence ATGAATCGAGATTACGTTCTAAAATATTCTCCGGCTTTACTACAGTCAGCTGCTCTTTCCTATATAAAACAACTAATCGGGCCAGTATTCCCAGTCGTTTTTATTGGTTTGTCGATATACTCCGGCATTCAAGTATATAATGAAGACTATTCTTGGAGGGTAGGCTTGGCGGGCGGCGGTGTATTTATTGTTGGTGCAATAATGATTTCATTATTTATCGGCCACTTGAAGCATGCTAAAACAACGGCCAATGAGCTGAGAAATGGAGAAACTATATTTGGTTTATCTGAATCTGGTATTAGTTTTAGTTCACCGCTAGGTTTCGCAGAAATACCATGGGGTCAGATATCTTCACTTCACCAGCATAAAGACTTTTTCATCCTTTTAGTTAACCGGGGTAATTATACATCGGTACCTCTTGCATCCATTGATGATGAGGCTATGGAATTTATAAGAAAATCTGTTCTCAAGCATGGTGGAAAAGTTGCTTAG
- the csrA gene encoding carbon storage regulator CsrA, whose protein sequence is MLILKRRTGELLRIGANVSVTVLEVKGNQVKIGISAPKSLPIHREEIYVRIKKQQRANA, encoded by the coding sequence ATGTTGATCTTAAAGCGACGGACAGGTGAACTTCTAAGGATTGGAGCAAATGTCTCAGTCACAGTGCTGGAGGTGAAAGGCAATCAAGTGAAGATAGGCATAAGCGCACCCAAATCACTCCCCATCCACCGTGAAGAAATCTATGTGCGGATCAAAAAGCAGCAGAGAGCAAATGCCTGA
- a CDS encoding DUF2199 domain-containing protein: MAGIFSFTCSCCGEVHEGSPSFGFKAPDPWLSQPDEVKEKGKISDDLCYYTDEGGTHYFARVIIEIPIHGVTDPFMWGVWVSLSEQSFKHYIENWDEPDTGTGYFGWFCSELPYYKSTHSLAADVNPQSEGSRPTLCLHETEHEFYHDFINGISIEKAQNIAEICMHG; encoded by the coding sequence ATGGCAGGAATATTTAGCTTTACATGTTCATGTTGCGGTGAAGTCCACGAAGGCTCTCCTAGCTTTGGTTTCAAAGCTCCTGATCCGTGGTTGTCACAACCAGATGAAGTAAAAGAGAAAGGAAAGATCAGTGATGACCTTTGCTATTACACAGATGAAGGTGGCACACATTATTTTGCAAGAGTAATAATAGAGATACCTATCCACGGTGTAACAGACCCATTCATGTGGGGTGTCTGGGTATCTTTAAGTGAACAAAGCTTCAAACATTATATCGAGAATTGGGACGAACCAGATACTGGCACAGGTTACTTTGGTTGGTTCTGCAGTGAACTTCCTTATTATAAAAGCACTCATTCTTTAGCAGCAGATGTAAACCCTCAAAGCGAAGGTTCAAGACCAACACTGTGCTTACATGAAACAGAGCATGAGTTTTATCATGACTTTATTAATGGTATAAGCATAGAAAAGGCGCAGAATATTGCAGAAATTTGCATGCATGGCTAA
- a CDS encoding MerR family transcriptional regulator: MLEPSNNAQLPAIPGKRYFTIGEVSELCAVKPHVLRYWEQEFPQLKPVKRRGNRRYYQHQDVIMIRQIRALLYEEGYTIGGARQQIETGSERAEVVQLQQVLPEVIAELKDVVALLEGKNNL; the protein is encoded by the coding sequence ATGCTGGAACCGAGCAATAACGCTCAGCTGCCTGCAATCCCCGGTAAGCGCTATTTCACCATTGGTGAAGTGAGTGAACTGTGCGCCGTTAAACCCCATGTCCTGCGTTACTGGGAGCAGGAATTCCCCCAGCTGAAACCCGTCAAACGTCGCGGCAACCGTCGTTACTATCAGCACCAAGATGTCATCATGATCCGCCAGATCCGTGCGCTCCTGTACGAAGAGGGCTATACCATTGGTGGAGCCCGCCAGCAGATCGAAACCGGCAGCGAGCGGGCAGAGGTGGTACAACTTCAACAAGTACTGCCCGAAGTGATCGCAGAGCTAAAGGACGTGGTGGCCCTGCTGGAAGGGAAAAATAATTTATAA
- a CDS encoding IS4 family transposase, translated as MDEIKNQVMDDTRLNKRLSNILSNLSSDPKNSIPCANKTWAETFAAYRFIENDKVNFDSIMSGHKSATLERIKAQPVVLIPQDTTFLNFATDLESKEMGTLRRKETNQQLLHTSIAITPSRVNLGVVEGSMWQRDKVSSSNSRYTKSTKDKESRRWLDHYETACQIQERCPESTIVSIADREGDIHEWFQRAEDQSEQRRASYIVRAKANRTLELDGEETVLLWDHMNEQKSVGLYTVDIPKRNGEPGRKAKVSVSTTEIRLLGKGKSKRPLSLYAVLAKELNPPEGEKGIEWMLLTDLPVEDFKQARVIIEWYRSRWEIETYFRVVKGGCQIESNRFRAEQRMLNCIAIYMIIGWRLHSITTQARSLPDEPCTSAYSEKEWRMVWMMRDKSSPPNIPPSIRDITRMLAGLGGFLGRKGDGEPGVKTVWQGYTKLLHYIEAAEALNGLK; from the coding sequence ATGGACGAAATAAAAAATCAGGTTATGGATGATACACGCTTGAATAAGCGCCTGTCTAATATTCTCAGTAATTTAAGTTCCGACCCAAAGAATAGTATTCCCTGCGCAAACAAAACTTGGGCAGAAACGTTTGCGGCTTATCGCTTTATCGAAAATGATAAAGTCAACTTTGACTCTATTATGAGCGGCCATAAATCAGCAACTCTTGAGAGAATCAAAGCGCAGCCCGTTGTTCTTATTCCTCAAGATACTACCTTTTTAAATTTTGCCACTGACCTAGAAAGTAAAGAGATGGGAACTCTTCGACGGAAAGAGACCAATCAGCAACTTTTGCACACCTCAATCGCTATAACGCCATCAAGGGTTAACTTGGGTGTTGTTGAGGGTAGTATGTGGCAGAGAGACAAGGTGTCAAGCTCTAATTCTCGCTATACCAAGTCGACAAAGGATAAGGAGAGTCGACGCTGGCTAGACCATTACGAAACGGCTTGTCAGATACAGGAGCGCTGCCCTGAAAGCACAATTGTGAGTATTGCTGATAGAGAGGGTGATATTCATGAGTGGTTTCAACGGGCTGAAGATCAAAGTGAACAGCGGCGGGCGAGCTATATCGTTCGAGCTAAGGCCAATCGCACTTTAGAGCTCGATGGAGAAGAAACAGTTTTGCTTTGGGATCATATGAATGAGCAGAAATCTGTTGGTCTATACACGGTAGATATTCCCAAACGGAATGGAGAACCTGGAAGAAAAGCCAAAGTCAGTGTATCCACTACTGAGATACGGCTACTTGGGAAAGGAAAATCTAAACGACCACTTTCTCTCTATGCTGTATTGGCTAAAGAATTAAACCCACCAGAGGGTGAAAAAGGCATTGAGTGGATGCTGTTAACTGATCTTCCAGTTGAAGACTTTAAGCAGGCAAGAGTTATCATTGAGTGGTATCGAAGCCGGTGGGAAATTGAAACCTATTTTCGGGTAGTAAAAGGCGGATGCCAGATAGAAAGTAATCGTTTTAGAGCAGAGCAGCGAATGTTGAATTGTATTGCGATCTATATGATTATTGGATGGCGACTACATTCGATAACTACACAAGCAAGAAGTCTTCCTGATGAACCATGTACGAGTGCTTACTCTGAAAAAGAATGGCGCATGGTATGGATGATGCGAGATAAAAGTTCCCCACCGAATATACCTCCAAGCATAAGAGATATAACGCGTATGTTGGCAGGCCTAGGGGGATTTCTAGGACGTAAAGGTGATGGCGAACCAGGGGTTAAAACTGTTTGGCAGGGATATACCAAACTGCTCCATTATATTGAAGCAGCAGAGGCTTTAAATGGGCTTAAATGA
- a CDS encoding DUF1493 family protein has protein sequence MENDVIEFVSNFTGIAAEKIHLETLVNDDLAVDGDDGDEFLIEFSHKFNVDISGIDRAYFGPEGISLNPFEGIWAFLKGFLYGCKGVTRENWDDIAPLPVLVLVNSAKSGTWED, from the coding sequence ATGGAAAATGACGTCATAGAGTTCGTATCGAACTTTACAGGGATAGCAGCAGAGAAGATCCACCTAGAAACCCTAGTGAACGACGACCTGGCTGTCGATGGTGATGATGGTGATGAGTTCCTCATCGAATTCTCTCATAAATTCAATGTAGACATCTCTGGTATCGATCGTGCGTACTTTGGCCCAGAAGGTATCTCTTTAAACCCATTTGAAGGCATCTGGGCCTTTTTAAAAGGATTTTTGTATGGATGTAAAGGAGTCACTAGAGAAAACTGGGATGACATCGCCCCTCTTCCTGTATTGGTTTTGGTTAACTCGGCTAAGTCCGGTACTTGGGAGGACTAG
- the ihfA gene encoding integration host factor subunit alpha yields the protein MTEALTKAGLAEKLYEELGFNKREAKEIVEYFFEEIRNALESNEQVKLSGFGNFDLRDKSQRPGRNPKTGEEIPISARRVVTFKPGQKLKTRVEEHAGTEQ from the coding sequence ATGACAGAGGCACTGACCAAGGCCGGGCTCGCCGAGAAACTGTACGAAGAGCTGGGCTTTAACAAGCGCGAAGCGAAAGAGATCGTCGAATATTTCTTCGAGGAGATCCGCAATGCGTTGGAAAGTAACGAGCAGGTCAAACTCTCCGGCTTTGGCAATTTCGACCTGCGCGATAAAAGCCAGCGTCCCGGTCGCAATCCCAAGACCGGCGAGGAAATCCCCATCTCGGCCCGCAGGGTAGTCACTTTTAAACCCGGGCAAAAACTCAAGACACGAGTAGAAGAGCATGCTGGAACCGAGCAATAA
- a CDS encoding barstar family protein produces the protein MAEFKLDLKTLAYGPVAKYFDLALFEKDISWYEDAGYKVYFLDGGKWYTMESFHSDCHEVFSFPSYYGRNWGAFDDVISEIERGSQGDVLVCVRNFDSWSKRDISNSQVFLEIMSDQTYSYLVYGRKFVTLIHSNDPNLSIREVGAKSVHWNQKEWNESDRREKC, from the coding sequence ATGGCTGAATTTAAATTAGATCTTAAAACCCTTGCGTATGGGCCCGTGGCCAAATACTTTGATTTAGCATTATTTGAGAAAGACATATCATGGTATGAAGACGCGGGATATAAAGTGTACTTCTTAGATGGAGGAAAATGGTACACAATGGAGAGCTTCCATAGTGATTGCCATGAAGTATTTTCTTTCCCTAGTTACTATGGACGCAATTGGGGAGCTTTTGACGATGTCATTTCTGAGATTGAGAGAGGTTCTCAAGGTGATGTATTAGTCTGCGTGAGAAATTTTGATTCTTGGAGTAAACGAGATATTTCCAACTCACAAGTGTTTCTAGAGATAATGTCTGATCAAACTTATTCCTATCTTGTTTACGGAAGAAAATTCGTTACGTTAATCCATAGTAACGATCCCAATCTCTCAATTAGGGAAGTGGGAGCAAAGAGTGTTCACTGGAATCAAAAAGAATGGAATGAAAGTGATCGGAGAGAGAAATGTTAA
- a CDS encoding ankyrin repeat domain-containing protein, translating into MDQLLRKILDDIQSVPDFSGTDLKDINDTNAFGDNALHCVCVWGDIDAAKLLVENGINIEQKGEGGFTPLKVADDFEHFEIVRYLISKGANVEALEAEFQFDREANSQHMSNLQESIKELEQKVKNECGKNS; encoded by the coding sequence ATGGACCAGCTACTCAGAAAGATTTTAGATGATATCCAATCGGTGCCGGATTTTTCCGGCACCGATCTTAAGGACATAAATGACACGAATGCATTTGGTGATAACGCTCTCCATTGTGTTTGCGTATGGGGTGACATAGATGCTGCAAAATTGCTTGTAGAAAATGGCATCAATATCGAGCAAAAAGGTGAAGGTGGATTTACACCTTTGAAAGTGGCTGATGATTTTGAGCACTTTGAAATTGTTCGCTATCTAATATCGAAGGGTGCCAATGTCGAAGCTCTTGAAGCGGAATTCCAGTTTGACCGTGAGGCTAACTCACAGCATATGAGCAATCTACAGGAAAGCATCAAAGAGCTTGAGCAAAAAGTTAAAAACGAGTGTGGTAAAAATTCCTAA
- the csrA gene encoding carbon storage regulator CsrA, whose amino-acid sequence MLILKRRTGELLRIGANVSVTVLEVKGNQVKIGISAPKSLPIYREEIYVRIKKQQRAKA is encoded by the coding sequence ATGTTGATCTTAAAGCGACGGACAGGTGAACTTCTAAGGATTGGAGCAAATGTCTCAGTCACAGTGCTGGAGGTGAAAGGTAATCAAGTGAAGATAGGCATAAGCGCACCCAAATCACTCCCCATCTACCGTGAAGAAATCTATGTGCGGATCAAAAAGCAGCAGAGAGCAAAGGCCTGA